One Deltaproteobacteria bacterium genomic window carries:
- a CDS encoding inositol-3-phosphate synthase yields the protein MKKGVEVKPATGKLGVLLPGMGAVATTFVAGVMAVRRKLADPIGSLTQMGTIRLGKRTDNNVPLIRDYVSLADLDDLVFGGWDIFPENAYEAAMRAGVLDKDTLAELKDELTAVAPMKAVFEQKFVKKLNGDHVKTGTSKMDLAEQLMDDMRRFKEEHGCDRLVAVWCGSTEVYHEPSDVHSTLAKFEDGLRKSDDRIAPSQIYAYAATKLGIPYANGAPNLSVDFPAMQELARQTQTPIAGKDFKTGQTLMKTIIAPGLKARLLGLEGWYSTNILGNRDGEVLDDPESFKTKEVSKLGVLEHILQPDKYPKLYKDFCHVVRINYYPPRGDNKEGWDNIDIKGWLGYPMQIKIDFLCRDSILAAPIVLDLALFLDFAKRAGMHGIQEWLSFYFKSPMTPPGLYPEHDLFIQLMKLKNTLRYTKGDELITHLGAEYYD from the coding sequence CTGAAAAAAGGCGTTGAGGTCAAGCCTGCGACCGGCAAGCTCGGGGTGCTGTTGCCCGGCATGGGCGCGGTCGCGACCACGTTCGTCGCCGGCGTCATGGCCGTGCGGCGCAAACTGGCCGATCCGATCGGCTCGCTCACGCAGATGGGCACGATCCGGCTCGGCAAGCGCACCGACAACAATGTGCCGCTCATCCGCGACTACGTGTCGCTCGCGGACCTCGACGACCTCGTGTTCGGCGGCTGGGACATCTTCCCCGAGAACGCGTACGAGGCGGCGATGCGCGCGGGCGTGCTCGACAAGGACACGCTGGCCGAACTCAAAGACGAGCTCACCGCCGTCGCGCCGATGAAGGCCGTGTTCGAGCAGAAGTTCGTCAAGAAGCTCAACGGCGACCACGTCAAGACCGGCACGTCGAAGATGGACCTCGCCGAGCAGTTGATGGACGACATGCGGCGCTTCAAGGAGGAGCACGGCTGCGACCGCCTGGTCGCCGTGTGGTGCGGGTCGACCGAGGTCTACCACGAGCCGAGCGACGTCCATTCGACCCTCGCGAAGTTCGAAGACGGTCTGCGCAAGAGCGACGACCGGATCGCGCCGTCGCAGATCTACGCGTACGCGGCGACCAAGCTCGGCATTCCGTACGCGAACGGCGCGCCGAACCTCAGCGTCGACTTCCCGGCCATGCAAGAGCTCGCACGGCAGACGCAAACGCCGATCGCCGGCAAGGACTTCAAGACCGGCCAGACGTTGATGAAGACAATCATCGCGCCGGGGCTCAAGGCGCGACTGCTCGGCCTCGAGGGTTGGTACTCCACCAACATCCTCGGCAACCGCGACGGAGAGGTGCTCGACGACCCCGAGTCGTTCAAGACCAAAGAGGTGTCGAAGCTCGGCGTGCTCGAGCACATCCTCCAGCCCGACAAGTATCCGAAGCTCTACAAGGACTTCTGCCACGTCGTGCGCATCAACTACTACCCGCCGCGCGGCGACAACAAAGAGGGCTGGGACAACATCGACATCAAGGGGTGGCTCGGCTACCCGATGCAGATCAAGATCGACTTCCTGTGCCGCGACTCGATTCTCGCGGCGCCGATCGTGCTCGACCTGGCGCTGTTTTTGGATTTCGCCAAGCGCGCGGGCATGCACGGCATCCAGGAGTGGCTGTCGTTCTACTTCAAGAGCCCGATGACGCCGCCCGGCCTGTACCCGGAGCACGACCTGTTCATCCAGCTGATGAAGCTGAAGAACACGCTGCGCTACACCAAGGGCGACGAGCTGATCACGCACCTGGGCGCCGAGTACTACGACTGA
- a CDS encoding CDP-alcohol phosphatidyltransferase family protein encodes MDRDRLQRIRNWQSDDFYPALVVRPIAIAVMWVIADWRFLSPNVLTTLANVAKLAAIVLILPDDRTGWWAAMGLLQLGLLFDHLDGTMARYRGQSTSFGLWYDNTSDALLWHGLMFALGWVTFGRTGDPLMLALPLVSAHALLMTGYMKWMVEAERRRRSGPAPAAPPAAPPHRTAADWARWIGKMVLQVYRFEEADLYLWVAVLSLADQLELLMWLLAGSQLARLAVMLVRRGLQARALDRAA; translated from the coding sequence ATGGACCGCGACCGCCTCCAGCGCATCCGCAACTGGCAGAGCGACGACTTCTACCCGGCGCTCGTCGTCCGCCCGATTGCGATCGCCGTCATGTGGGTGATCGCGGACTGGCGGTTCCTGTCGCCCAACGTGCTCACGACGCTGGCGAACGTCGCCAAGCTGGCGGCGATCGTGCTGATCCTGCCCGACGACCGCACGGGGTGGTGGGCCGCGATGGGGCTGTTGCAACTCGGCCTGCTGTTCGACCACCTCGACGGCACGATGGCGCGCTACCGCGGCCAGTCGACCTCGTTCGGCCTGTGGTACGACAACACGAGCGACGCGCTGCTGTGGCACGGGCTGATGTTCGCGCTCGGTTGGGTCACGTTCGGGCGCACCGGCGACCCGTTGATGCTCGCACTGCCGCTGGTGTCCGCGCACGCCCTGCTGATGACCGGCTACATGAAGTGGATGGTCGAGGCCGAGCGGCGCCGGCGCAGCGGGCCGGCGCCCGCGGCGCCGCCGGCTGCGCCGCCGCACCGCACGGCCGCAGACTGGGCCAGATGGATCGGCAAGATGGTGCTGCAGGTGTACCGCTTCGAGGAGGCCGACCTGTACCTGTGGGTGGCCGTGCTCTCGCTCGCGGACCAGCTCGAACTGCTGATGTGGCTGCTCGCGGGGAGCCAGCTCGCGCGGCTGGCCGTCATGCTGGTGCGGCGCGGGCTCCAGGCGCGCGCGCTGGACCGCGCCGCGTGA
- a CDS encoding phosphocholine cytidylyltransferase family protein — MKGVLLAAGRGTRLEPITLDRPKCLVPVGGVPIVDRMIRRLAEAGIDDLVVVTGHCGDVLAAHLAASADRCARAATVVYNEHYHDWGNFYSLLVARDAIGGDSFVKLDADVVMDGGVLPALLAAPGPAVLAIDRKPDLGDEEMKARVAGGRVVALNKRMAPQEAFGESIGIERIDAELAPTVFDQLAQLIELGETDEYYERAYERMMAAGVAFGYADITACAWTEIDTAADLARAEQLAAAGLI; from the coding sequence ATGAAAGGCGTGTTGCTCGCGGCCGGCCGCGGAACCCGGCTCGAACCGATCACTCTCGACCGGCCGAAGTGCCTCGTGCCGGTCGGCGGCGTGCCGATCGTCGACCGGATGATCCGCCGGCTCGCCGAAGCCGGCATCGACGACCTCGTCGTGGTGACCGGCCACTGCGGGGACGTGCTGGCCGCGCATCTGGCCGCATCGGCCGACCGGTGCGCGCGCGCGGCGACCGTCGTGTACAACGAGCACTACCACGACTGGGGCAACTTCTACTCGCTGCTCGTGGCGCGCGACGCGATCGGCGGCGACAGCTTCGTCAAGCTGGACGCGGACGTGGTGATGGACGGCGGCGTGCTGCCCGCCCTGCTGGCGGCGCCCGGCCCGGCGGTGCTGGCGATCGATCGCAAGCCGGACCTCGGCGACGAGGAGATGAAGGCGCGCGTCGCCGGCGGCCGCGTCGTCGCGCTCAACAAGCGCATGGCGCCGCAAGAGGCGTTCGGCGAGTCGATCGGCATCGAGCGGATCGACGCGGAGCTGGCGCCGACCGTGTTCGATCAGCTCGCGCAGCTCATCGAACTCGGCGAGACCGACGAGTACTACGAGCGCGCGTATGAGCGCATGATGGCCGCCGGCGTGGCGTTCGGCTATGCGGACATCACGGCGTGCGCGTGGACCGAGATCGACACGGCGGCCGACCTGGCGCGCGCCGAACAGCTGGCGGCGGCCGGCCTGATTTGA
- a CDS encoding DUF420 domain-containing protein, giving the protein MAWDQIHPAINALLNATTAVFLVLGWRAVRGGNVALHRTCMLTAFSASVVFLASYLVRFALSGSHRYPGTGWDRTLYLIVLFTHMFGAMVALPLVLRTVYLGLRDRRASHRRIARWTWPLWMYVSVSGLLVYLMLYPIAGRLYGD; this is encoded by the coding sequence ATGGCCTGGGACCAGATTCACCCGGCGATCAACGCGCTGCTGAACGCGACGACGGCCGTGTTTCTCGTGCTCGGCTGGCGCGCCGTGCGCGGCGGCAACGTGGCGCTGCACCGCACGTGCATGCTCACCGCGTTCTCTGCGTCGGTCGTGTTCCTCGCCAGCTATCTGGTCCGGTTCGCGCTCAGCGGCAGCCACCGCTATCCCGGGACCGGTTGGGATCGCACGCTCTACCTCATCGTGCTGTTTACCCACATGTTCGGCGCGATGGTGGCGCTGCCGCTCGTGCTGCGGACCGTCTACCTCGGCCTGCGCGACCGGCGGGCGAGCCACCGGCGCATCGCGCGGTGGACGTGGCCGTTGTGGATGTACGTGTCCGTCAGCGGGCTGCTCGTCTACCTGATGCTGTATCCGATCGCCGGCCGGCTGTACGGCGATTAG
- the cyoE gene encoding protoheme IX farnesyltransferase encodes MNARTASAAARLPAFADIVALAKPRITLLVLVTALGGLVLAPGAAGAGLAVALLVGTAMMVGSANALNMYLEREVDARMDRTRDRPLPAGRLEPGVALAFGAGLGLAGAPLLTFAVNPLTGMLGVIALLSYVMVYTPLKARTPAAVWVGAVPGAMGPLLGWTAATGSLDAGGLALFAVMFFWQIPHFHAIATFRTDDYRRAGLKTLPGERGPRATRREMLAALVAQIVATLAVAALGVSGPAYLVAAVALGAGYLGYALASLHTDAGARRLFVASLVYLPLLFAALMLDGQL; translated from the coding sequence ATGAACGCGCGCACCGCCTCTGCGGCCGCGCGCCTGCCCGCGTTCGCGGACATCGTCGCGCTCGCCAAGCCGCGCATTACCCTCCTCGTGCTGGTGACCGCGCTGGGCGGCCTGGTGTTGGCGCCGGGCGCGGCTGGCGCCGGACTGGCCGTGGCCCTGCTCGTCGGCACCGCGATGATGGTCGGCTCGGCCAACGCGCTCAACATGTACCTCGAGCGCGAGGTCGACGCGCGGATGGACCGCACCCGCGATCGACCGCTGCCGGCCGGCCGCCTGGAACCCGGTGTCGCGCTGGCGTTCGGCGCCGGGCTGGGGCTCGCCGGCGCTCCGCTGCTCACGTTCGCGGTCAACCCGCTCACCGGCATGCTGGGGGTGATCGCGCTGTTGAGCTACGTGATGGTCTACACGCCGCTCAAGGCGCGCACGCCGGCGGCCGTGTGGGTCGGTGCGGTGCCCGGCGCGATGGGACCGCTGCTCGGGTGGACCGCGGCGACCGGCTCGCTCGACGCCGGCGGCCTCGCCCTGTTCGCGGTGATGTTCTTCTGGCAGATCCCGCATTTTCACGCCATCGCGACGTTTCGCACGGACGACTACCGCCGCGCCGGGCTCAAGACGCTGCCCGGCGAGCGCGGCCCGCGCGCGACCCGGCGCGAGATGCTCGCCGCGCTCGTTGCGCAGATCGTCGCGACGCTCGCGGTCGCGGCGCTCGGCGTGTCGGGGCCCGCTTACCTCGTGGCGGCCGTCGCGCTCGGCGCCGGCTACCTCGGGTATGCGCTCGCGAGCCTGCACACCGATGCCGGTGCGCGTCGGCTGTTCGTCGCGTCGCTGGTGTACCTGCCGCTGTTGTTCGCGGCGCTCATGTTGGATGGGCAACTCTGA
- a CDS encoding DUF2012 domain-containing protein has product MNRSKVRVLLSAFAAVALAAGGCGKSDNKSNQSSKPAAGGDKGAAGGDKAAAPTGHGTIVGKVNFTGTPPEMPELKRDADPVCAKKKMKAETVVVNENKTLRNVLVRIKPGTVKGPAPTEPVEIHQQDCMYRPRVQGAVADQDIKIVNTDPTTHNVHTFDMREGEGEESLFNLAQPKGAAPITKNANGYQVIKFKCDVHPWMLGYIVVSDHPYFAVTGDDGTFKIENVPAGKYTLEAWHEHYGMKTAEVTVTDKGTAEVAFSYDGTEKPL; this is encoded by the coding sequence CGTTCGCGGCCGTGGCCCTGGCCGCCGGCGGCTGCGGGAAGTCCGACAACAAGAGCAACCAGAGTTCGAAGCCCGCCGCGGGCGGCGACAAGGGCGCCGCGGGCGGCGACAAGGCCGCCGCGCCGACGGGCCACGGCACGATCGTCGGCAAGGTCAACTTCACCGGCACGCCGCCGGAGATGCCCGAACTGAAGCGCGACGCCGACCCGGTGTGCGCGAAGAAGAAAATGAAGGCCGAGACGGTCGTCGTCAACGAGAACAAGACGCTGCGCAACGTGCTCGTGCGCATCAAGCCCGGCACGGTCAAAGGGCCGGCACCGACCGAGCCGGTCGAGATCCACCAGCAGGACTGCATGTACCGCCCCCGCGTCCAGGGCGCAGTGGCCGACCAGGACATCAAGATCGTGAACACCGATCCGACGACGCATAACGTCCACACCTTCGACATGCGTGAGGGCGAGGGCGAGGAGTCGCTGTTCAACCTGGCCCAGCCGAAGGGCGCCGCTCCGATCACGAAGAACGCCAACGGCTACCAGGTCATCAAGTTCAAGTGCGACGTGCACCCGTGGATGCTCGGCTACATCGTCGTGAGCGACCACCCGTACTTCGCCGTCACCGGCGACGACGGCACCTTCAAGATCGAGAACGTGCCCGCCGGCAAGTACACCCTCGAGGCGTGGCACGAGCACTACGGGATGAAGACCGCCGAGGTCACCGTGACCGACAAGGGCACGGCCGAGGTGGCATTCTCCTACGACGGTACCGAAAAGCCGCTGTAG